A single window of Penaeus vannamei isolate JL-2024 chromosome 24, ASM4276789v1, whole genome shotgun sequence DNA harbors:
- the LOC113817878 gene encoding histone H2A.v2: MSNQGIRHRRWLLMLTVIGLGWVVATSVTVLGMFMTACRRRGKAETSNIGLCQSSSLHEGYAMVGFGSLMNVALLVTMLVLLMKDRRKNRVKPDPPPDYESLIKEETPPPSYFELSLGDSDLPQDVVAVASPSAFSFSSTSSSSSSSSSSSPTPTDTSGSTPPTTTPVSPLKTASVGVSCTNSPSSKASLTESLEETEDVLSNDLTLLL; encoded by the exons ATGAGCAACCAGGGCATAAGGCATCGGCGGTGGCTGCTGATGCTGACGGTAATAGGCCTGGGCTGGGTCGTCGCCACTTCCGTCACTGTTTTAGGCATGTTCATGACAGCCTgtcggaggagaggaaag GCTGAGACCTCCAACATAGGCCTCTGCCAGTCGTCCTCGCTGCATGAGGGGTATGCCATGGTGGGGTTCGGCTCCCTCATGAACGTGGCTTTGTTGGTGACGATGCTGGTGCTCCTCAtgaaggacaggaggaagaacCGCGTCAAGCCA gaCCCGCCGCCCGACTACGAGAGCCTCATCAAGGAGGAGACGCCGCCGCCCTCCTACTTCGAGCTCAGCCTCGGCGACTCCGACCTCCCTCAAGATGTCGTGGCCGTGGCGAGTCCTTccgctttttccttttcctccacctcctcttcttcttcctcctcctcctcctcctcgcccacgcccacagacacGAGTGGCTCTACACCACCCACAACAACGCCAGTTTCTCCGCTCAAGACAGCCTCGGTGGGCGTGTCCTGCACCAATTCTCCGTCTTCGAAGGCGTCCCTCACGGAATCGCTCGAAGAAACCGAAGATGTTCTTTCAAACGATCTCACTCTGCTTCTCTAA